The following are encoded in a window of Pseudomonas graminis genomic DNA:
- a CDS encoding putative bifunctional diguanylate cyclase/phosphodiesterase has translation MHDDVNTPGRDAMNLLTQAAVHSADCSSAMLVGGVEGHWAILASYGAQEVLTVDVQTEAFLREALVHENLTIISEVAGRSFPMMFHRFMHFCDGFLVGVAVRGGDGNLLGVMLVAGNDPQRHLSPAQVYALQTHGALFGRLMQAKVGKPASSDNPMIERLRLLESVVVNAKDAILITEAEPIDQPGPRIVYCNPAFLATTGFDASDVIGMTPRILQSAETSREALDQIRDALTQWHPVEVELINVRKDGSKFWVQLSIVPVANERGWFTHWVSVQRDISERKEAELLVRQAQADRDAKIALETRLLERERIEQELSYAAFHDDLTSLHNRAYLMSRLLNLFNTDDVRPMPAATVLFLDLDRFKFVNDSLGHTAGDHLLKVVARRLERCVRDGDVFARVGGDEFAILLAQGSSAADAVEIAQHVVSQLSLPVMIDGRDIFTSCSLGIVTADASHASPEDLLRDADVAMYAAKKQGRGRWATFAPSMRKNAVDALIMQSALKKAVVRNEFYVVYQPIYNVKTGEISGVEALVRWLHADLGNVPPDVFIPVAEDIGVIHELGHWVMTQACQELQRWKQEFPWLQLHLNVNVSGIELNRPGYIAQVEGVLAAAGMAAEDLQIEITESVFLHQPDAIAKVLEALRRLNIRIALDDFGTGYSSLGYIDRYPLDAIKIDRSFVSRMMAFDRSDAIVRSILSLGRTLNLDITAEGVESLAQLHRLKEMECPFVQGYLLSPPVRAEEVSALLRSWSVQR, from the coding sequence AGCGCAATGCTGGTAGGTGGCGTAGAAGGGCATTGGGCGATCCTCGCCAGCTACGGCGCGCAGGAAGTCTTGACGGTCGATGTTCAGACCGAGGCCTTTTTGCGCGAGGCGCTGGTTCACGAAAACCTGACCATCATCAGTGAAGTGGCGGGACGCAGTTTTCCGATGATGTTTCACCGGTTCATGCATTTTTGCGACGGATTTCTCGTCGGCGTCGCGGTGCGGGGGGGCGACGGCAATTTGCTCGGGGTGATGCTGGTGGCCGGCAATGACCCGCAACGGCACCTGAGCCCGGCGCAGGTGTATGCGTTGCAGACCCACGGCGCACTCTTCGGCAGGCTCATGCAAGCGAAAGTCGGGAAACCTGCTTCATCGGACAACCCGATGATCGAGCGCCTGCGATTGCTGGAATCCGTTGTGGTGAACGCCAAAGACGCCATTCTCATCACCGAAGCAGAGCCCATCGATCAACCAGGGCCGAGGATCGTGTATTGCAACCCTGCCTTCCTGGCGACCACCGGGTTTGATGCTTCGGACGTCATCGGCATGACGCCGCGTATTCTTCAATCAGCCGAAACCAGTCGGGAAGCGCTGGATCAGATCCGCGATGCCTTGACCCAGTGGCACCCGGTGGAAGTCGAACTGATCAACGTGCGCAAGGACGGCAGCAAATTCTGGGTGCAGTTGAGCATCGTCCCCGTGGCCAACGAGCGCGGATGGTTTACCCACTGGGTCTCGGTGCAGCGTGACATCAGTGAACGCAAAGAAGCCGAGCTGCTCGTTCGACAGGCCCAGGCGGACAGGGACGCCAAGATTGCACTGGAAACGCGGCTGCTGGAGCGCGAGCGCATCGAGCAGGAATTGTCCTATGCCGCGTTCCACGATGACCTGACCTCTCTGCACAACCGCGCGTATCTCATGTCCCGGTTACTGAACCTGTTTAACACCGATGACGTTCGGCCCATGCCGGCAGCCACTGTGCTGTTTCTGGATCTGGACCGTTTCAAGTTTGTGAATGACAGCCTTGGGCACACCGCCGGCGATCATTTGCTCAAGGTGGTGGCGCGGCGCCTTGAGCGTTGCGTTCGCGACGGTGATGTGTTCGCCCGGGTGGGTGGCGACGAATTTGCGATTCTGCTTGCGCAGGGCTCCTCCGCCGCGGATGCCGTCGAGATCGCTCAACACGTCGTCAGCCAGCTCAGCTTGCCGGTGATGATCGATGGCCGGGACATCTTTACCTCGTGCAGCCTGGGCATCGTCACCGCCGACGCTTCCCATGCATCACCGGAGGATCTGTTGCGGGATGCCGATGTCGCCATGTACGCGGCGAAAAAGCAGGGAAGGGGACGTTGGGCAACCTTTGCCCCGTCCATGCGCAAAAACGCTGTCGATGCACTGATCATGCAAAGCGCACTGAAAAAAGCTGTCGTTCGCAATGAGTTCTACGTTGTTTATCAACCTATTTATAACGTGAAAACAGGTGAAATCAGCGGCGTTGAGGCGCTGGTCAGATGGCTGCACGCCGACCTCGGTAACGTGCCCCCGGATGTGTTCATTCCTGTGGCGGAGGACATCGGCGTGATACATGAGCTCGGCCATTGGGTCATGACTCAGGCGTGTCAGGAACTTCAGCGCTGGAAGCAGGAATTCCCGTGGTTGCAGTTGCACCTGAACGTGAATGTGTCCGGTATCGAACTGAATCGCCCGGGTTATATAGCCCAGGTCGAAGGCGTCCTGGCCGCCGCCGGTATGGCCGCGGAAGACTTGCAAATAGAAATCACCGAATCAGTGTTCCTTCACCAGCCCGACGCCATCGCGAAGGTCCTTGAGGCATTGCGTCGGTTGAACATCCGCATTGCGCTGGATGACTTTGGCACCGGCTACAGTTCGCTCGGGTACATCGATCGCTATCCACTGGATGCCATCAAAATCGACCGCTCGTTTGTGTCGAGAATGATGGCGTTTGACCGCAGCGACGCCATCGTCAGGAGCATCCTTTCCCTGGGCAGGACATTGAACCTCGATATCACGGCTGAAGGTGTCGAATCGCTGGCTCAGCTGCATCGACTGAAGGAAATGGAGTGTCCATTTGTTCAGGGGTATCTGTTGAGTCCGCCGGTCAGAGCGGAGGAAGTTTCCGCGTTGCTGCGGTCCTGGTCTGTTCAGCGGTGA
- a CDS encoding glutathione peroxidase has product MTDSLYDIPLTQIDGTPARLGQYQGKVLLVVNVASKCGLTPQYEGLERLYQSKKEAGLEVLGFPANNFKEQEPGSDSDIQSFCSTTYDVHFPLFSKISVAGDDTHPLYRELTAAQPAATGDGPFRERLKGYGIESGAGTEVLWNFEKFLIGRDGNVIGRFAPDVTADDPRLTAAIDDALAG; this is encoded by the coding sequence ATGACTGATTCTCTGTACGACATTCCGCTCACGCAAATCGACGGCACACCCGCCAGACTGGGCCAGTACCAAGGCAAAGTGCTGCTGGTGGTGAACGTGGCGTCCAAATGCGGCCTGACGCCTCAATACGAAGGGCTTGAACGCCTGTATCAGAGCAAGAAGGAGGCCGGGCTCGAAGTGCTCGGCTTTCCGGCCAACAACTTCAAGGAGCAGGAGCCTGGCAGCGACAGCGACATTCAGTCGTTTTGCTCCACCACCTACGATGTCCATTTCCCGCTGTTTTCGAAAATCTCGGTCGCCGGCGACGACACCCATCCGTTATACCGCGAACTGACCGCCGCACAGCCCGCTGCCACCGGCGACGGCCCGTTCCGTGAACGCCTCAAGGGCTACGGCATCGAAAGCGGCGCAGGCACCGAAGTGCTGTGGAATTTCGAGAAGTTCCTGATCGGCCGTGACGGCAACGTCATCGGTCGCTTCGCGCCGGACGTGACGGCGGATGATCCACGGCTGACAGCGGCCATCGACGACGCCCTCGCTGGGTGA
- a CDS encoding dTMP kinase, translating into MKTNRPLFVSLDGPKGVGKTTLLEAVTQSLRAADKKVIRLCERKSDPHRGETMALVNELVRHPGRRLELEVCVRLADSRAWITRHVLTQQPPDSIILIDRWYPSDAAFRRTVPFAEILQLNIDRRVRVPDLHVGVVTAAEVSWGRAAARRRGLSSTVIHTLEEHAACTEAFERAVSDNGWVLCRNEGLIGDATRQVVSEISKVLSL; encoded by the coding sequence GTGAAGACAAACCGTCCGCTGTTTGTTTCCCTGGATGGGCCGAAGGGCGTGGGCAAAACCACCTTGCTGGAGGCCGTCACCCAATCGCTGAGGGCCGCCGACAAGAAAGTGATCCGCCTCTGCGAGCGTAAGAGCGATCCCCATCGGGGTGAAACAATGGCCCTCGTCAACGAACTCGTCAGACATCCCGGCCGCCGGCTGGAGCTGGAGGTGTGCGTACGCCTTGCCGACAGCCGTGCCTGGATAACCCGGCACGTGCTGACTCAACAACCCCCTGACAGCATCATCCTGATCGACCGCTGGTACCCGTCTGACGCGGCGTTTCGGCGGACAGTCCCGTTTGCAGAGATCCTGCAGCTGAACATTGACAGGAGGGTACGCGTGCCGGACTTGCACGTCGGGGTCGTCACTGCGGCAGAGGTTTCATGGGGGAGGGCAGCGGCACGACGGCGTGGGTTGAGCAGTACAGTGATTCATACGCTGGAGGAACACGCGGCTTGCACTGAGGCGTTTGAGCGAGCGGTATCGGATAACGGCTGGGTTTTGTGTCGGAATGAGGGGCTGATCGGGGATGCGACGAGGCAGGTGGTCTCGGAGATATCCAAAGTTCTTTCTCTGTGA